The proteins below are encoded in one region of Triticum aestivum cultivar Chinese Spring chromosome 1B, IWGSC CS RefSeq v2.1, whole genome shotgun sequence:
- the LOC123116987 gene encoding ATP synthase subunit gamma, mitochondrial gives MAMAMAALRREGRRVLLNTPSTAAAMAALSPAASHSQIAPLGARSISTQIVRNRMKSVKNIQKITKAMKMVAASKLRAVQTRTENSRGLWQPFTALLGDAPSVNVKKNVIVAITSDKGLCGGINSTSVKVSKALQKMTSGPEKESKYVILGEKGKVQLIRDSRKHIEMTVSELQKNPINYTQVAVLADDILKNVEYDAIRVVFNKFQSVISFRPTLATILSPEVMEKESESGGKVGQLDSYEIEGGETKSEILQNLTEFQFSCVMYNAVLENACSELGARMSAMDSSSRNAGEMLDRLTLTYNRTRQASITTELTEIISGASALEG, from the exons atggcgatggcgatggcggcccTAAGACGCGAGGGGCGGCGTGTCCTCCTCAACACCCCCTCCACGGCAGCCGCCATGGCTGCGCTCTCCCCGGCTGCCTCCCACTC GCAGATTGCTCCGCTTGGTGCACGGTCCATCTCAACACAAATTG TGAGGAACCGCATGAAAAGTGTCAAGAACATCCAAAAGATTACGAAAGCAATGAAGATGGTTGCAGCATCAAAGCTTCGTGCTGTTCAAACAAGAACTGAGAATTCACGTGGTCTATGGCAGCCATTCACAGCTCTTCTTGGGGATGCTCCTA GTGTAAATGTCAAGAAGAATGTTATTGTAGCCATTACATCTGACAAGGGTCTCTGTGGTGGTATCAATTCTACATCTGTTAAAGTCAGCAAAGCACTCCAGAAGATGACTTCTG GTCCAGAGAAAGAAAGCAAGTATGTCATATTAGGAGAAAAGGGGAAAGTTCAACTCATCCGTGACTCCAGGAAGCATATTGAAATGACAGTATCTGAGTTGCAGAAGAACCCTATTAATTACACACAG gttgCTGTGCTGGCAGATGATatcttgaaaaatgttgaatatgaTGCTATAAGAGTTGTTTTTAACAAGTTTCAGTCTGTCATTTCATTTAGGCCTACACTGGCCACAATACTGTCCCCAGAG GTTATGGAGAAAGAATCAGAATCTGGCGGGAAGGTTGGTCAGCTGGATTCGTATGAAATTGAAGGAGGTGAAACAAAATCAGAAATCCTACAGAATCTTACTGAGTTCCAGTTTTCTTGT GTTATGTATAATGCTGTTCTAGAGAATGCGTGCAGTGAGCTTGGTGCCCGTATGTCTGCTATGGACAGCTCCAGCAGAAATGCCGGTGAAATGCTTGACCGTCTTACACTGACATACAACAG GACACGTCAAGCATCTATCACTACTGAGCTCACTGAGATCATATCGGGTGCCTCTGCTCTTGAGGGATGA